Genomic DNA from Cydia strobilella chromosome 19, ilCydStro3.1, whole genome shotgun sequence:
AGTAATGTGAGCCAAGTTACGTGATGCTGAGATCCTTCAATCTGTCCTACTTTTGTTTATGGTCATTTGCTTCGTGAGACGCGAACCAGTCAAGTATTAAAATGGCTATAAAAGTAATTTGCCCGGTTTGCAAATTtacattatgatatttatgatacgACACAAAATCCCTgctataaatatgttatttcgAAAGACCTTTCTTTAGATTAGATAGACAAGTACCCAGCTAAGttcaaaactaaatttcaaAAAGTGTACATTTTAAACGCCAAAATAATGTTTAGGTATCATCATAGCTCTAAATGATGAAGAGGCAACATCGTAGAAAGACTATGTAATATAGGAAGGAAAGATTAAGTTTTGGTTTCATTTTTccactacctgaaggttgtctggaataGAGAACTCTTCAGCGATAATACCGCATTCCGTATTTATGATTTGTACCTACTCGGTATGTTTCTTTGTAcctagttatatttattttctgctTTTGCATTGTATTGTAATTAGTCGATGAGTAATTTATTCTCATTTAATATCACcagaaaatatacctacctagttgATTTATTAATTGAATATTCGAAAGCAttaaggtataatttgtttatttgcatttattacaTGTAAATTACAAAGATCGCTTACTCGTACAAACACTTTGTCATAAGGGGTCTCTTGTTCTTCTTATGTTATGCggttatattgtttttgttgttCTTATTCTTTTTATTGTTgtacttttgtttttaatatccTCCTACCCTTAGGTTGTTTGGAAGAAAGCCCtctgttgctacctttatttacattgtaaatttgAATGAATCTGTTATTAatttgtgtgcaataaagaatgaTATTTGTTACAGAAGGTGGCGTGAGGGTACGCTTTCAAGATGGCGGCGACCAAGTACTCTCACCCCTTCATGCAGGGGCTGAAGTCGCTGCCCCTGGAGTACGAGGAGGAGATACAGCAGATCAGAGAGTGGTGAGTACTTTACCATTGAATTAACCCGCGAACGCCACTCCCACTCCTAACCTTGTCGGAACGCACGGAGGTTGATACTCGTATTGATACTCGTAGCCACGCGCGTCATTTGACGTCTTTGATGGTAAAAGGGGCAATGACACAGTTATAAGTATGGTTGAACAACCTTTCTCACAGATCAGGGGGTCTACCCAAGATGTCAATCGATTGCGCCGTAACGAACGAGTCGCtaatgtctctctgtcgcactaatacagAGGATTGatatagaagaaaaaaaaaacctgaagtTTACATTACCTTAGTAATTAGtgttagtattagtattagtagtgTTTAGTATTAGTGATGTttccgaaataaattatatgaatttaattacaaatatgtaCCTTACAGACTATCATATATAggtatgcattttataaacttaaaaataaatactatttaGGCGAGAAAACGGCGCGGCTCCGTTGAGCATGTAAAGATTGAACATGGTAGAATGTTTCATAACAATATCCTATTTTCAGCAAATAGGAAATTTTAGACAGTGAATCGAAGGAAGCATTGCAACGCATCCACTGCACCAATTTACACAACACAATTAGTTGAATGTTATTGATTTCAGCATGAATTGGACCGTGAAGTAATTACGCACCTACATACGACACAATTATTTCTTTACCCTACCTACACGCAGAATTCAGCTTTTTAACCTAGAGCCAGCGatgcaatatatatatatatatatatatatatatatgtccagcagtggtcgtctatcggctgacaagatgatgatgatgatgatgatgatgatatatatgCAGTATAGACAAAGCTTTAAGTACATATTTGACTTAAAAAGGGTCTATAATGTTACTGATACTTCTAACACGTAATAACTGACAGTTACCACATTTGCATAAATATATCTCGCCTGCAGCTTTGAATATTACCCAATACACAATATCCCgctaataaaaacattattgttgTTAGTTAAAGTTtactaaaagtttttattattaacagaaaatctttaatataaaattttgtacCTACATGGGTAGGTATGCTTGCACGGCATTACAATATTTGACGTTGTCAAGCTGCGCTCAGGACATACGCTCACGGCACAATACACGCGCGTcgggtcatttttagggttccgtacccaaagggtaaaaacgggaccctattactaagcctccgctcgtctgtcaccaggtcgtatctcatgaaccgttatagatagacagttgaaattttcacagatgatgtatttctgttgccgctattatataactcgcacttggccggttttttattattatttttatattttttagtgacctattaaatttaattttttactttttagtgacagttgatttttatttaatttttttattcttttttaaatatttcatttaattttttaccttTTAGTGATAGGTACTTCATTTATTGATGATTTTTGgctaaaatattagtttgtttATAGTTCTCTTAGTGCTCTTCATTTTAGTTTTGGGCTATTCGCGATGAAACTTTGACGTTTTGGTGCTAAACGATTTGTACCTAAATGTTGTTAGGTaattataaatgaatttttaGCAAGCatagaaacgtctgcgaatgaTGCTGATAagctaagaataaatttaaaagtggaaaaattactgccttggctTGGCTAGTTGGCCTTGGGAGTCTCACCTAagtcagtaatttttccactttaaaatttataggtattatgtttcgTCGTATCGTATTATTGTAACTAAGATTTAGTTTGCCTAGACATTCCCACTCCCAGTCCGACTCCAACTCCCACTTCCACTCCCACACCCAAGTCCCACTATTTCATCTAAACaagaaatttcatctaaatcggtttcagcAAATCAAATTTGACGATAGGTATACCGATAACAGCGCCACCTAACGAGTAAAATTGGTTTTTCAAACCAtccatgtatactaaaaccaCCAGAAAATCCAGAATGTAACAGGCATTTTTCTAAAAAGcacatcaaaatcggttcagcaaaCTTGAGATAAtcgcaaacatacatacatacaaacatacggttCAAACTGAAAacctttttttgaaggcggttaataataacaaaaatgtttgacaGCGAATCACGACTGAGTCATAAATCTCATAATAGAAGGAgggtaataaatttaattagcgCCTTATTTACCCAAACCAAAAACTGGAGAACTCTAGTCGGCATATAAACGTaatattatgattaaataaataaaaaattacaatatcgATGCGTAACGTTTGCATTGAGCGTGGATCAGTCACTTTAAGGGCTGCACTTTGGGTCAGATATAAATGcgaaatatgtacctacctggATGCAATAAAGTGCCTAGCTACTCTAACAACCCACTGATCCAAATtcctgccgcttctttccgccatcgctctacgcgacaatatttccatcttcaccacttaggtTGTTGTTTATCCAGAAACTCCCTGCCCGCACTGCTAAGCTAAAAGTCCGGAAAAACCGCAGTTCATTACTGCGGtttttccggaccgatacgaatattattaatacgagaataaaaaaaaaacacaaatcgatTCATTTATGTTTGAGAGATATTCACGATAAGAAAGACATATACAAAGGCTAAACCACGGCTAAACTCGTAAAACTTCTCTTTTTGCGTTTGTATCAAAccttcaaaaataatattagttttaaaCACTGTCCATGCTTGTTTCCCAGGGTAAAGAGCCAGCCGCACCTGCCATACATCTCCGACGAGTACATCGTGCTGTTCCTGCACTCCAACTACTACAAGGTCAAGGAGACCAAGGAGACCATCGAGTACTACTTTACACACCGCACCAACACGCCCGATCTCTTCAGCAACCGCGACCCGCTCTCGCCTAGGAACCAACAGATATTGGATATTGCGTACgtgttttttatattatgagcACCAACtcgggcaagactcgaacttgcgacctttgTGCGGTGTGACTACTCTtaagggggcgttcaaatattacgtacttAACGCAATTTTCGTAGATTTTTTTATCCGATCAATCTGATTTTTCAAATCATCTTGCGGCAAGCGTTTGCCATGTTAATTACGTTAGCCGCAGGACGCCGCATGTCATGCAACTTACGAGTATTATATGACGTCACTCACTAATAGCACAAGTAGCACAACCTCCTCAATTGCGAATGGATATGTGAACGTTTTATGACAATTGTGGCTTTCCTAGTCGTGACGGTTTTATTACCAAatcaaagataaagataaagatagtttattattcaagtaggcatattacaatgcgcttatgaacgctAAATAAAGCTACGCTTGAGCTACGCCAAAGGACGCGAACTTCGCACCTTCAGTCTCTTACACATTCATGCGCCCATACGACAAATGCGCTTTCGCCAATTTCTGGCAACAAAACACTTCCACCAAGAAGTtaaccatgcaaacttccaccgaaaagtggtttgaacgagatctagtaagtagctttttttaatacgtcataaatcgtaataaaaaaacattgtttaaattgtgtaatgtacggaaccctcggtgcgcgagtccgactcgcacttggccggttttttaataaagcCATACGATCATAATAATACCTGAAATACTGCTAATACCACGCTCGTACCTAGCACAAcaggtaaatataaatatcatatcatacttTTAAGTAAGATAAAATAGGGATCCTTGCTTGTTTGCTCGTAGCATCAACACCAATAAATTGTTAGGCTATATGTGTGGTGTGACTAGTGGTTTCATAAAATTGGATTTTGATGAGTGTGAAGCGCGTGGGTgaggagggggaggggggactTAATTGAGTTCCAGTGCACTAATGGAGTAAAATTTGGCTCAGCTCCCGGTTCAGACTCCATCCGGACATAGGATATGATCTCGCTAATAATAGGTATATCACTTCTGCATTTGTTAAGCGCCTCCACTAATTGcccttataatatttaaatatttttcttcaaATTATTTGATGAGATTTTACTCGTTTGCATTGAGTAAAATCTCATCAAATAATTTGAAGAAAAATATTGCATAATCAGAATTTTAATTGGTTTTAAGGAACAATGTTAGGAAACGGTAAACATCTTCAAGGGAGATGGTCAAATAGCTGAATATGGCTTCACTTCTTCctttaattcaattaaataaaacgaTGTTCGTAAATGATCATTAATTATATAAAGGACGGGCTAGTAAGTCACCAAGAAAATGACTAAACGGGAATGACGACAGAATACACGGGTACCTAGATgtattctaagaacaaattaaattactatcttatgaaaatattacctAAATGTCGTCTTGCAACTAGCCAGAAtcatatttttcacatcaccaattcgaaaaagtggtttttcttccctgctaggagggatcaaagtaacacttttctgttcttggacactatttaaataattttttgcacattatttttttagcttaaataatatcttTAAACATCAcctacctcataggtgatgtgaaaagcagtatgtgtcacatggtagcaaaattattcccATCTTAGGCGTAatacacttgaatccctcactacgctcaggattctactttagaatccctcgttactctcgggattctattatataatccttcgcttcgtttaggattcaatgtacgccctcgccgtaaatatgttattttgttcccttgtaacacaatctactatagtATAGCAGCTATACTATAGCTGCTAGGTATGTATATCTTTTCTCGATTAAATGAACAGCCAGAAGAGACCAtaattaaagtaggtatttaatgtgCATTAACTATTGAGTGGAAAATCCCTGTTACTAGTTATTACAATAATACATCATCATTATTTACTCCATCAAAGTCGCCTAGGCTTTAACGGTACATCTGATATGGCAGTTCTTTATTGATCTAACGTTTAATACTGAtagctgatatgatgatatcGATCCCGCCTTGCTATCTACGCCTCACATCTGAAAGGGCTAGGTTTCTGTGAGAACCCTGTCCTGTTATATAAATACTCAATTTActaatgcaaaaatattttgttcattGTTATGGCAAGGCCAAGTGCACTTGACACGCACTGCACCAATTCAAATACTGTTTGGTTTACGTCTGCGATACGGGGTGTGTTTTTGGATTCCGTTAATTTCGGCATATTGCGACGTACACTACTAACTAATTGAATCATCTGTACGCGATTACACTCAGTGACTTTATTTATTGGTGAATTATTGCTACGcttgcttttttatttttactcttaAATCGACACAAAATACGGAAGGTCTTGATTTCCTTCTTAATCCGCTCCGAGGACGGAGCTCAATGGTTGTGATAACTCTTgtggaaaaaatgcaaaaacaggGTCAAAGATTATATCCAGTATTTTGGGCGTTGTCGAATTAAGGTTTCGTTCAGTTCAGCGATATAATTCGAGGAATAGGCGCGTGTTAAATATGATCGTAATTGATCACTTTTCTgttgacattattttttaaggAGGCATTAAATATCTACAGGCCAGACCCGTAGTGCCATGGTGGCagtgcataattttttttcctaaaagACCATGCCATCGGATTTGATATTGGGGCCTCTGAGTTTTAGTTAGAAACCAGGATTTCAGGAATAGGCTATGCTGCCCTCCTACGCCGAATAGCGTTATCTCAAAAACAAATGactgaaaattaaattttcagaTAAAGAATTTAAAGTATATGTTTGCAGTCAAATTTGATTTGAGATAGCGCTAATTGGCTTATGAGGGCAATAATGGGCTACTTAAGAAAACTTACGGTCGGTTGACTTGCACCCAGTgaatgttgcaccaaaccaatGACCAAACTGTGTCACcattaaagcgttcgctaaagtttattgtatgggaagtttcaaaggtctctgctgcgtgacgttgattagttggtgcaactgacccttaAGAGGATGGGCTTTCTGTTGCACTTAGTGTTCGTAATGGAGCGTCGACACTGTCATTGCGGTCCGAATTATGGCTGTAATGATTACGGAACGGTATAGTAATCACGTCAATTACATCTCGTGCGTTCGGACGTGCCTTCCCTGAAGAAAAGAACTTTAAGTCATGCAAGTCAagtgtaaataaaaaactacCTGAGCGGAGATTAAATTTTTGAATTGAACGTTAAGAATATATTCGATCAAGTTACTTTTAAGGCAAAATGAAGCTGAAGTGTTAAGTTAAATAATCTTATAACACATCGGTTGTTTGGTTGGTACTTGGTACTCTGAAAACTTCATTCTAAAATATAGTTAGTATCTTTAAGTAGGATTATAAAAGCGGATATTGGATGTATTATCATTATGACGTGCTCATCAAAGCACAGTTCACACTCCGCTCCGACAAGGAGATGCATTTAGattttaagtataaatatgatattaatttttatattaagctGAGCTCTCTGGCATCTGCACTCTGCACTGggataaataaaaattcatcatCTGATTTTTATAACAATTGAATGTTCCTCAAGGTAGCGCGGCTAATAACCTCTGCTAGCCTAAGGCCAGGGCCACTCGAGTCCGCTTCATTCTTATTTGACGATTCGTAGATAAGTGACGTAACTGTAAACATGCAACGTGTATTGTGCAGTCCAAAAACAAATTGTGTTTGTTTATATAATAATTCCAGTGGCTCAATATCAAATTCGAACAGGATTGACTGAGCAAAGGGACCTTAATTTCAGAGCCAAATGATTTGTGTCTAATGATGAAGACCACACCAAgttgattaatttattttcacgacaaaaaacataaaaaccgTGCGCATTCGAGGGTCTTCTACCTTGATAACTTGACATTGATAGTTCCCGcaataaacatattaaattttattgatcAGTCGCGCTTCGTGtcctacttcttcttcttcctcaggccttatcccatttttatttggggtcggctctcctaatcaattttctccagttgTATCTGTTCCGGGTCGTCGTTGGGTCTATATTCTTATTCTCTAGGTCTTTCTTAGCTTCGTGTCCTACCTTGTCCGCAATATTATCAAGTGGGCAAGCCTGTTGAATCGGCAACATCggcatagtttaaaaaaagttgtatgtACATTTGAATTACCACTCACAATCGTCCTTACATTAATGTTGAGAAAATGCGTGGTTATGTCAGAATACGGGTTAGTATGCGGCCGTTACCTAACAACTGATTACTGCACGTTTTTAAGTGTATAAGTGAAATTCACCGCATAATCTGTTTACCTAACAACTGAAATACCGAGACAATTACTGGTAGAAAGTTTGGAGTTACAAAAAGATGTTCTGAAGCTGTTCTGTTACATTAGAACAAGATTTAAGAAATCATAAAATTGACAATTTTGAACAATATGAAAAATGCCAATTGTCCGGTCAGATTGagaattaggtacctatgtgtTAATCAGCCTTGTCATAGCTTAAAAAGACAGTACCCAACAGTGGGACCACAGATGTGCAATTTACGAAAAGTTTCCGAAAAGTTCTCgaaaatttcaggaaaatttcaaAAGAATAATCGAAAAATTTCATGTTGGAAATAGAAAATTTTCTTCCGAAATGTTCTTATAGGGAGCTATGGATATTTATGAATGTATCTCAGTCAGCTTTATAAAGATATTGTTGGTAATATGAATCGGCTTGATTCTATTACAGTTAAATAGGATTTCGTTTTCCGAATACATTCATAACGGCTTCGTCGATAAATAAGTGCCGAAGCTAAACGCATCACCACTATCGCTAGACCAAACCTCATGACAAATAACAATTATCACGTAAGAAAACCGGTTAGTGCTGTTATCCGAGCTGGTCAATGacagaaattatatttatacatgAATGATAgtcaatttgaaaaaaaaaactgtttttgtctAAGTTGCACACTCACTTTTTATAACGCCTCGTGTCCAATATTCCTTTCTCCTCCATATGCCTAAAAATAgacaaatacttatttaattatgatTGTATTATGATAGTACCTAAGTGCTACAGTGCAGCATATACTGTCAGAATAATAATATGAAGGCAATATTAATACAGGGAAAATAGACGTATAGAGGAGATTATTGGCAAacgaaaaaaaatcacatactTAAAACAAGTGACGATACACGGTCCAAGGCAAGCTACAACTACTAGTCTAGATTAACCCATTTTAGAAGAGAATGAGCAGTTGTTGAGTCTGAAGTTTGATAGTAAAGCGTAAATGTCTTAATGTGCAGAGTTAGGTTTTATTACTTGTACCGTCATAATTTTAGGCTATTCGGTAATTTCGGTATCGGTATCGTAATCTTAGTAATCGGGCGTGTTTCCTCAGTTTGTACTAGAACACACACAGTTTTAGTGTAAgcactaaaataatgaattcaGTTGAACTTAAGTGAATCTTTCCTGTTACAGCCACATGATCGGCCTCCCGAACAAGACATCCGAGGGCTACCACGTGCTGCTCTACCGGCTGTCGGACTTCGATTATAGGTATGCaacacatttttattactttttcattACTAGTCTATAAATTATTGATGTCTATAGCCAACTTATTATGTCTTTAACAGTAAAATCATCTTCTTTCGtagtaaataagtacctaccaagTTCTATAAAAACTGTGCTGTCTTCGGTAAAAAAATAAGCTGCGGGCTACATTCTCACAATGTCACTGATGTAAATCAAGAATAACAAGGGTCCCAGTGTGGTAGACATGCACCCCTGTGGCAGGCTGTGGCACTCCATACTTTACGTGTCCTGCtcattttgatttatatttaattgtgaTTTCTCATAAATTTTGCAGTGGACCTATATGTATGGTAGAAGACAATGACAATGCCATATTATGGTACGATTGAGTTAATCTAATGATGGAGATCGGAGGTGGCCTTAAGGAGGCTTCATAGAACAACGCAACttcattgtgtttgggtttgtctGAAttttctcgatgagtattaattAGTtgactgttgaaagaaaagtacagtcagcgataaaagcgtatcataatacatttatattaacaAAATACGTATTGTTTTCAGCAAGCTGAACTTCGCGGACGCCGTACGGGTGTTTTGCATGTTCAATGACGTGAAGCTTTCCGAGGACCGGCTCTCCGACGGGTACATCGTCATCTTCGACATGAAGGGCTGCAGTCTCGGACACCTCACGAGGGTCACGTTGCCGGCGCTGCGGGCGTTCATGGTTTACATTCAGGTTAGTTCAAGTTGTGAATACTATATTCAGGATCAAGTGGCAGGACCATGTTCCCAACTCTGAGGTCCTGCTACTCCTGCGTCGTTCCGAAATGTATGGCATGGAGGCCATACTAATGCAGCGGCAGCTTAAATGGTGTGGGCACATTCTTCGAATGGATGCTACCGCTTCCCTAAATCTGTTCTCTACTCTGAGTTGGCGGTGGGTAAACGGAAGCACGGTGGTCAGCACCTGTGCTAAAAGGGCGTGCTCGAACGGCATCTGAGCCCTGCGCCATCGACCCTGAgcgttgggaggagcttgctAGAAGAAGGTCATTTTGGCGTTCTACCATCCATAACGGTGTCAAAATGTTTGAAGATAGACGCCTAACAAGCTTAGACATAAAACGCCAGTTACGGAAAGAGAGACTTAAGCGCTCCCACGTGTACACGTTCAACGCAgctggccaactttattgtcacgcgtgcaatagagtatttaagagcaagttcggcctggccagccacattagaactcacgctagacaacgtccataatgtttatttggggtcgccgtcatcgaaatgtGAATTACAAACATCTGTTCGAATGTAAGTTAATCAAAGTTTATGATATTGGCACTTAACCTCTCGTGTGCCGCGAGTTTTTTTTCAATTCCTCGTACGCGGATCCGCGGTATACGAGAACTGAAGTAACTTCGGTGACATTGTAATTGTATGATATATTCAAGCTTGTCTGTTGGTGGGGACCGAAGATGACCATAGGAACAGTATAACTAATCGAGTCTGGACTTATTCGAATGGTCTTGATAATGGCTGATGTACAGacttataataaaaagtacagTACGGATGAAAAGATCTAttccttatttttaattttattttgttaatcaTGTTTATATAGGTTCCTATTGTCAAAGCAGTGCTTAGTGAttctttaacttttttcttgtgCTTTCAGACCGCGCACCCGTGTCGTCTGAAAAAGATCCACGTGGTGCATACAGTCTCGTTCATCAACCAGGTGATGTGTCTAGTGAAGCCTCTCATCCACTCAAACCTGCTCAACCTGCTCAACTTCTGCTCCGAGGGCCCCGCCGCCGTTGTGGACAAGGAACTCCTACCGGAAGACTACGGCGGCCCCCTTCCCCCCGTCAAAGACTTTCACGCCGAACAACGCAAGAACATGGAGGATACTTACAGAGACTGGCTTATAGAGACGGAGATGTTTAAGGTTGACGAGAAGAAGAGAATCAAGAAGCCTAGTAAAGGCTTGTTCGCCAGCTTGACCAGCAGTTTCAAAAGTCTAGACATCGACTGATGCTGCGTACGTGATTTTAGGGACCTGACCTcttataactattaaattttttatggtGCTGACTTGCCTTTTTCACTCGTTTGGTCTTCTGGTACACTgtcttctcaaattatttacaattacaataacattGGCATTCAAAATGGTTTTTAGATCTGTTATAGCTATGTTGCTCCTTATCAATCCGTCAAGAAAATGTTACCAGTTAATTTACATATCTTCCTGTCAAAACTTAGAAGCACTGTTATTTTGAACCAAACAGAAAACTAAATCTGTttcttattttgtttcttaatcTCCGTTAAACCACACTAAATATATGAAAAGTTTAACAGAGTTAAGAACGTCCCCATGCAACATGAGAACGACTGAGTATCTGCGAATTAGTTTTATTTGgaccattatttattttcataagtCCGTGACTGGAATTGGCACCCCTCACCGAATTACGTAACAGGGTTTTATCTTGTTGTTTTCTACTTGTAGGTAAGTTGCCAATATGTACGTAGGATTTTTCCTTCTCTCGAGCTTGGACTATTGCTCAATATTTTACACTtaataaatctatttttttagAAACTCTCTATTAGATCTTTTAAATGTTGGTGTAACGTTGTGAAAGTTATTTTATGAgataattaaaaagttacatgtGAACCTTATAATTTAAACCTGTTGAACTGAGGtccttataattaattttgaaatctttgtATGACAAATAAACACACATCATTTGTTAATCCTCAGGAAGTATTTTGCTTTATACCGTTTCTCATAAGGCCCTCATTTCATAGGTTAGGTACTGTCTGCATTGTGTTGTTGACAAATATCAATCTTATTTTGAATCGATTGATTAGCAAATTCAGGTTAGGTATATTAACACGTTCACGGGCACAGCGCCATTCTCGAAACTGCGTGACGTGGCACAGGTAAGTCCCATACAAGATGTTTTCCGGTCTATGGACAGACTGCCACAtcgcattttctataaaagttgTACCACATATTGACAGCACAGTATGTATACATCTTCATACATTGAAGAGGCTTGTGATACGCCATCTCGTCTATAGCCGTAACGTTCTCAGCCGTGTCGTGCCACAGCATGCGTAATGCCCCTATACTGGTGGTGGTGATGCATAAAGTCGGTAAGTATGTAATAAGTCACTGAGGATTTTGCTGTGACACCAGAGAACCTTGTGGTGTGCCTAAAACTGCATAAGATAAGTCAAGTGACTTCATTATAATCCTATGACAACGGCGTCTGTGACCGGGATTGCGGTTTTGTCAAAGTAAAAATCATCTGCTTCGAGGGCCTCCTTTTACGTCTCCCGACGGACTGTCCGTGAACGTGTTAAAGAATATAACATTTTGGCGTCCTGTTTAAAAGTTACCATACctacttttattaaatataaatcctATTATCATTGTTGTACATATCATTATAGTGTAGATGTATTCTGTTAAGCTAAGTTTTATACTAcgcttatattataaataaatgtcactATAATCTCTCCATATGAAGGGATTTCACGTTTTGTAAGTAATAGAATGTATTTGAGCTTTAAACTCATTGATATTTTTGTAGTGGTTTTAAATGAATTGTTAT
This window encodes:
- the LOC134750380 gene encoding clavesin-1-like; this translates as MAATKYSHPFMQGLKSLPLEYEEEIQQIREWVKSQPHLPYISDEYIVLFLHSNYYKVKETKETIEYYFTHRTNTPDLFSNRDPLSPRNQQILDIAHMIGLPNKTSEGYHVLLYRLSDFDYSKLNFADAVRVFCMFNDVKLSEDRLSDGYIVIFDMKGCSLGHLTRVTLPALRAFMVYIQTAHPCRLKKIHVVHTVSFINQVMCLVKPLIHSNLLNLLNFCSEGPAAVVDKELLPEDYGGPLPPVKDFHAEQRKNMEDTYRDWLIETEMFKVDEKKRIKKPSKGLFASLTSSFKSLDID